The genomic region TCCCTGATCTCTGTGTAACTCGAGTAAATAACGTCTTGATGTGACGTGGAATTGGTAGGTATTGAACCCGATTAACCCATTAGTACCTACCTGCCTACTTACCTGTGGAAACACTCATGGTGCTAGGTAGTAACCTACCACCAAGTTATGGACGATGGAAGACAGGGTGGTTGAAGGTACATTTCTGCTCAGCACTGCAAGCTTCCGTCAACAGCGTTTGACACTGCCTGCACAAATACCTTTCTAACGGTACCAACTTCAAAATCCAGCGCTGGAGCATCATCTCCCAACAAAGACCAGCTGGCACACTTTGTCTTATTGTCGCTATAAATTTCAAATTCTCGATCGTCATTCAAACTTCCCTTCTATCGATCATCATGCCTGGGGCCAAAGGGCGCAAACCGCTgcctcctccgcctccttttcctcctcgtcctccaGTTCCACCCAAAACAACCCCGACCGGATTTGAGCCGAAAGAATCTTTGGATAAAGATGAACCTGCTCCTGAAGGCTGTGTCTTATATGCCCACTCAAATTCGAATCCTCCTGATCCATGCCCATATCACTACAAGCCCGTCTATTACTTCTTCTATGATGGTCTCAGGAACCCGGCCGTGCTCCAAGTGGTCCTTGAAGCCTCAGAACCCCCCAAGCTACGAGACGCCAAAGTCCTTGGATACTCACTTGCACCACGGGGTCGTTACACGTCACTCATCGAAGGTCAACCTGGGTCGGGGGTTTTGGGGCGGGCGGTTCAAGTGCAATCTGCTGAAGAGGAATACAAGCTCGGGTGGTACCAAACCAGCGCATACATTCTTGCGCCATGTTTGATACAGTTCATAGATGGTGGAGAGCCGAGAGAAGTTGCGGGATTGGTATTCATAGATGCTGGCGATCAACGGGCTTGGAGGACTATGCGATTCGACTACAGGGCATGGAAGTCTCAGATGGGAACTCGACTCCCGCGAAATTGGCAAAGAAGCGCACTGGAGCCGAGCTCGTAGTGTTCTAGCATTGTTCGAGGTGGATGCGCAGCAAAGTACCATACGATAGCGGAAATTTTTGTTATGTTATTTGCTTGTATTCGGAATTCTTGACTTGTCTGTTGGTATTCGCGTTTGTCGTGCTGTGGTATGTCGTCAAATGTGGGGGTTGTGGAGAGAGATAATTACAAGCGGTGATGAAACATGAAACTCGAGACTTGGACACTGAACGACAAAAAAGCTTAGGTAAGTACAGCTGAAACTTGGGCGAGTCTACCATAATCTTAGTAGAGTTTTTGATTAGTTATTTTTGACACCTGATCCAAGGCCTGAAGGTTTCTTGTCCGACTGAGTACATAACTTCAACATCACAACCATCAACTTCATTATACTTTAACTCCTCACAACAAAAATGCCTCCTCGAATCCCCACTGAAGATGACTTCTCCCCTCTATCAAGCACCCTCCCTCACACTCTTCACTTCCCCTCACCACCAGAATCAACCACCACATTCCTCATTCTCTTCCACGGTCTAGGTGACCACGATGTTCCCTTCGCCTCCTTCGCCAAGAACCTCAATCTTCCCGGCGTTCTCGCCATTTCTGTACGCGGCACATCTGTTCTGCCAGCTGCGCTTCTCGGTGGTGATAGACCGGGGTACCATTGGGGTGACGATCTCACTGTTGATCCCAGCACGGGAGACATTGCGGATGATTCTGGTTTCGAGAAGGCTAGGAGATTGATCATGGAGAAGTTGATCGGGGAACTTCTTATTGAGAAATGCGGGTGGGAGATGAGagatattattttctttGGGTTTGGGCAGGGTGGTTCACTCGCTCTTGGTCTTGCAGCCTCTTTGAACAAGACTCCTCGGGTCACTGATGTTTCCGAGGGCGAGAGCACATCGCCAGGTaacaagaagttcaaggGTGCTATATCTCTCGGCGGACCTTTACCGCAATCTATGGTGTCTACAGTCACAAATCgcagcaagagcagcacAAGCGTACTGGTATGCCAACTTGACGAAGACGCTGTCGATGCTGTGAAGCGAGAGTTTGACGATGTCAAGGTCGTGCAGTGGAAGAGACGTGAGGTGAGCATGCCAATGAACAGGGATGAGGTGTTGCCTTTGATGCAGTTCTTTGCGGATAAGCTCAAGAGTGAATGGTAATTCATCTCACTGGGCGTTTAAAAGAATAGGTTGTTCACAAGGGGTATCATAATATTCATATCCAATCTCAACATTGTGGCTTAAGCGTAACCTGGCCTTTCGTCTCGACAGCCTGTTTGGAACATCTCTGCTAGGATATCCCACTTTGCAGACTGCGCATCACTTGTAGCTCTGGCAACACTGCGTAGGCCACCACAAACAAACCGCAAGTGTCTATCATAATCGGATTTAATCTCCTTGAGCACAGTCATAAACGGCTTGCCCATCTTCAAGGTCCTCGATTCATCCCTCTCAGcatcgtcctcttcatcactaCTATCGACGTACTTGGACTTCAATCCAGGTGTTCCAGGCGTAGGCGAAAGGTTTCTGGTCGAGAGACGAGAAAACTGCTGCATCCGCTCTGTCTCTTTTGTCATGTTAACAGTTTGTGCTTGCTCTAGTCTGATGGCCAGGTCGAGCATATCGAGAAAGCATTCTCTGATCGGTGTTAATCTGCTCCCAAGACATGCCTCGTCAACAACTTGTTTCAAGAATGCAGCATGAACCCTCATCATGGCATCAACATCGTGAGCGTCTTGCATGTCCTGCCTCATCTTGGCGCAGTTAGGTGCCAAGACCAGCGTCGCAAGATAGGTCTGGAGAGTAGTGCAGAACCACAGGAGGTTATTCCGTAGTGAATAATAAAGAGCGAGCTCGTCCCAGTTATCATGATCGATCCAGTAATTCTCGAGGATCTTGCGCTTATGTAGAACATACAAAGCTCTCTTCAGTTGCAAAAGGAGAGTAAATATAGCATCATACTGGGTATTGCTGTCTTCGGACAGAATCATGCGAATCGGCCATGCTACCCGATAGTTGACTTTTGTACTCGGAAGAACTGACTTGACAGAGTCGCGAGCCTTGAGGAGTGGCACCTTTAGCCCAGTGGGACTGATGCATATCGATATTCTCGTCATGTCGACAAGAGTTGTGAATGCCTCTTGTGCTACACTCGTCAGGCTATAGCGGTTGTTCCAGTTAGGATCCAACGCATCTAGTTTTCCGAAGAGGCTGCTAGTCCACGCTTCTGTTGCGGCACCATCAGACATGAAATACAGCCGCTCCATAGCGTCAAGAGCAGACCAGAGTCCGCACTCTTCAAACAGTGTGTTCCTCAGCGTGGTCGAGGATGTGTTGTATTTAGTCTGGATCCATGCATCAAAAGCAGCATCGAAAAGCTCTGAAAACGGCGCAAGCTCAAGTCCTTCAGGACAAAGCGTATCATAGTGTAGGGGAGGTTCCTGAATCGTCCATTCCGAGCCTGAAGAGATCCAGCGGCCCAGCCGCTTCAAGATGACGATGTTCTTGCCGGCATTAAATATCTTGGCAGCTGCTGGCTGGAGGAAACTAGGGGCATGTAATTTCCCATCGGCCGTCCTACGTAGCCTAAACTGTTCGCGCCAAATCTTGCTAGGTGATACTTGGCTCGGTGCCTGTGACACgaagaagatcttgtcgCCGGGGATAAGTTTGCCCTCTTCCATCCAGAGGCGAATAGGGCGAAGGTAGACATTGAAGCACTCGACAAAGATACGTGCCAGAAATTCATAAACGTCCAGCTTTCCAGACAATTGCGCCATGCTTGCATCGTCAAAGAGGAGCTCAAGATACCGAAATGTACCTTGATTGGGCACATTCTGTATCTGAGCGATGATATTTGAAAGAGAATATAATGGTTCAAGCGACGTTGCCAACTCTCCCTTGATCGACAATAAGCTGACAAGCACATTATTCTCAGGCGCAACAAGCCGTGACTCTATACCCGTTGACTTTCTATCCAGATCGTCGAGTCGCTTGGCCACAGTatcctgaagaacttgaaTATGCGATGCTCGCTGTGACTTGCTGACAAAATCACGTAGAATACCTAGTTGTCGTCCTGCTTCAGAAAAGTAGCTCAGAAGAGCTTTGTGAGTATCCCATTTCAGATGAGCCATCTGAAATGCTGGGTTGACAGTGCCATTGGGTCCAAAGAGTGTCGTATCGAGTCCTTGCAGCATGAACAAAACTTCTCGAACGATCTGGAATTCCGTTACTGGCACTTTTCGGGCATGGCCCGATGCGTCTGTGGGCTTTTCTGTTCGCCATCCTTGCGCTCCTCGAATCTCGTGCAGTTTCGTCATGTCCTCAGGGTTGACAATTAGATCTTCGGCTGTTCTTCCAAGCGGGACCTCAGATAGGTCAGTGCTGGCCTCCGATTCACTCTTGGAGTCATCTTCGTAaagctcatcatctgaaCTGTCCGTGTATTTTATCGTCTTCCACATCGAAGCGTCGTCTTCCCATCCATCCTCCTTGGCAATATCCTCCCAACGCAGTTCGAGCTCTGAATCGCTTGGTCCCGTTTTCAGCGCATCTAGGTCACTCAGTTTTGAGTAATATGTCGGTTGGTCTGAGAGTTCTAAAATCAGGTATAGAACTTCGGGGTGGAAATTCGAGTGTATTTGCCGGAGCTGCTCCCGGCGCTCGACGAGGGCATCAGCGAGCGCATCTCGGCCATTGACACGGAATCTTTCTTCTAGACCGTCGAGTTGGTGCTCGACTTCGAATTGATTCGTTCGTAGATATGGATGCGACTTTAACCTTTGCAAAGCAGCGTCGCGCTGGGCCTTGAATCGAGGGTTTGTCTGGAATCATGAATACATATTCCAACGCTGTGATTGAGAGTTGTCATACCTCGGTTGATGAGCTAGTGACAGCCTCAACGAGCTCTCCGGTGAGAGCACCCAGCCTTGCAGCAAATGCCATGGTCGTCTCATGTCTTGCGCATTATCATGTTAAATCGCGGTCGTATCATGACTGGTAACGAATTATTTGGCGGGGGTTTCAGTGGTTGATGGCGCGTCAGTCGCGTCGACAGGGTCCAAGCTCCGCTACAACGATAG from Fusarium oxysporum Fo47 chromosome III, complete sequence harbors:
- a CDS encoding Spc98 family-domain-containing protein — its product is MAFAARLGALTGELVEAVTSSSTETNPRFKAQRDAALQRLKSHPYLRTNQFEVEHQLDGLEERFRVNGRDALADALVERREQLRQIHSNFHPEVLYLILELSDQPTYYSKLSDLDALKTGPSDSELELRWEDIAKEDGWEDDASMWKTIKYTDSSDDELYEDDSKSESEASTDLSEVPLGRTAEDLIVNPEDMTKLHEIRGAQGWRTEKPTDASGHARKVPVTEFQIVREVLFMLQGLDTTLFGPNGTVNPAFQMAHLKWDTHKALLSYFSEAGRQLGILRDFVSKSQRASHIQVLQDTVAKRLDDLDRKSTGIESRLVAPENNVLVSLLSIKGELATSLEPLYSLSNIIAQIQNVPNQGTFRYLELLFDDASMAQLSGKLDVYEFLARIFVECFNVYLRPIRLWMEEGKLIPGDKIFFVSQAPSQVSPSKIWREQFRLRRTADGKLHAPSFLQPAAAKIFNAGKNIVILKRLGRWISSGSEWTIQEPPLHYDTLCPEGLELAPFSELFDAAFDAWIQTKYNTSSTTLRNTLFEECGLWSALDAMERLYFMSDGAATEAWTSSLFGKLDALDPNWNNRYSLTSVAQEAFTTLVDMTRISICISPTGLKVPLLKARDSVKSVLPSTKVNYRVAWPIRMILSEDSNTQYDAIFTLLLQLKRALYVLHKRKILENYWIDHDNWDELALYYSLRNNLLWFCTTLQTYLATLVLAPNCAKMRQDMQDAHDVDAMMRVHAAFLKQVVDEACLGSRLTPIRECFLDMLDLAIRLEQAQTVNMTKETERMQQFSRLSTRNLSPTPGTPGLKSKYVDSSDEEDDAERDESRTLKMGKPFMTVLKEIKSDYDRHLRFVCGGLRSVARATSDAQSAKWDILAEMFQTGCRDERPGYA